A stretch of the Amycolatopsis sp. BJA-103 genome encodes the following:
- a CDS encoding GntR family transcriptional regulator — protein sequence MRTRSPKAHPSADGPVRDGIPEHGRIPRYYAVKVDLLDVISELGQGAALPTERELSERFEVSRATVRQAVGELVLEGRLSRRQGSGTYVAGPKLVQPLALVSYTEGLRRQGIQPGRNLISLERREAGPSLASELEIDPDDDVIHIERVLLADDERVGLESTYLTAARFPTLMDVFDPTQSLYACLRERLGVVFDGAEERVETVLATPREALLIGTNPALPMLLMHRTSWGTDGVPFERVRSLFRGDRLSFETRLGRVE from the coding sequence GTGAGAACACGTTCACCGAAAGCCCATCCATCTGCCGACGGCCCGGTGCGGGACGGTATTCCCGAACACGGCCGCATTCCCCGCTATTACGCGGTCAAAGTCGATCTGCTCGACGTGATCTCCGAATTGGGGCAAGGAGCGGCACTTCCCACCGAAAGGGAACTATCCGAACGTTTCGAGGTTTCCCGCGCGACGGTCCGCCAGGCCGTCGGTGAGCTCGTGCTCGAAGGCCGTCTCAGCAGGCGGCAGGGGAGCGGCACCTATGTCGCGGGCCCCAAGCTCGTCCAGCCGCTCGCTTTGGTGAGTTACACCGAAGGACTCAGGAGGCAGGGCATTCAGCCGGGCCGGAACCTGATCTCACTGGAACGCCGGGAGGCTGGTCCGTCGCTCGCTTCGGAACTGGAAATCGATCCCGACGACGACGTCATCCACATCGAACGGGTGCTGCTCGCCGACGACGAGCGGGTCGGGCTGGAATCGACCTATCTCACCGCCGCGCGATTCCCGACCCTGATGGATGTGTTCGATCCCACACAGTCGCTCTACGCGTGTTTGCGGGAAAGGCTCGGCGTGGTGTTCGACGGCGCCGAGGAGCGGGTCGAGACCGTGCTCGCCACCCCTCGGGAGGCGCTGCTGATCGGGACGAATCCGGCACTGCCGATGCTGCTGATGCACCGGACCTCCTGGGGGACCGACGGCGTCCCCTTCGAGCGCGTCCGGTCGCTTTTCCGGGGTGACCGCCTTTCGTTCGAGACCCGCTTGGGCCGCGTGGAGTGA
- a CDS encoding TIGR03364 family FAD-dependent oxidoreductase, with translation MRILIIGGGVLGTQHAWQAVERGHDVVQIEREPEARGASVRNFGLVWVGGRATGPELETAARARVLWERIGDRVPGIGFRPNGSLTVVRTEAELAVAQAAAASTEDRGFKLLDAAQTRELNPALRGDLLGALWCDRDAAVEPRVAQPALRAELEKSGRYTWVPGREIRDLTTRGVVDDTGETHESDVVVLCTGAWTGGLVKELAGQTPVRRVRLQMAQTEPLGETLTTTVADADSFRYYPAYRGAALDSLNGGQPQGEIAAANAMQLLMVQRLDGSLTIGDTHEYDEPFSFDTTEDPYDHLAEVAGALLGRPLPRIARRWAGVYAQTTDTSRIVHRARVADNAWLVTGPGGRGMTCSPAIAEDTAEELSW, from the coding sequence GTGCGAATCCTCATCATCGGCGGCGGAGTGCTCGGCACTCAGCACGCCTGGCAGGCCGTCGAACGCGGTCACGACGTCGTCCAGATCGAACGCGAGCCCGAGGCCCGGGGCGCGTCCGTCCGCAACTTCGGGCTGGTCTGGGTCGGCGGCCGCGCCACCGGCCCCGAACTGGAGACGGCCGCCCGGGCGCGAGTGCTGTGGGAGCGCATCGGTGACCGCGTCCCGGGGATCGGCTTCCGGCCGAACGGCTCCCTCACCGTCGTCCGCACGGAGGCGGAACTCGCCGTCGCCCAGGCCGCGGCGGCGAGCACGGAGGACCGCGGCTTCAAGCTGCTCGACGCCGCGCAAACCCGCGAACTGAACCCGGCCCTGCGCGGCGACCTCCTCGGCGCGCTCTGGTGCGATCGCGACGCCGCCGTCGAACCGCGCGTCGCCCAGCCTGCCTTGCGCGCCGAACTGGAGAAATCCGGCCGCTACACCTGGGTGCCCGGCCGCGAGATCCGCGACCTGACCACCCGTGGTGTCGTCGACGACACGGGCGAGACCCACGAAAGCGACGTCGTCGTGCTGTGCACCGGCGCCTGGACCGGTGGCCTGGTCAAGGAGCTCGCCGGGCAGACCCCGGTCCGCCGGGTGCGGCTGCAGATGGCCCAGACCGAGCCACTCGGTGAAACCCTCACCACCACGGTCGCCGACGCGGACAGCTTCCGGTACTACCCGGCGTACCGCGGCGCCGCGCTCGACAGCCTCAACGGCGGGCAGCCGCAGGGTGAGATCGCCGCCGCCAACGCCATGCAGTTGCTCATGGTCCAGCGCCTCGACGGCTCGCTGACCATCGGCGACACGCACGAGTACGACGAGCCGTTCTCCTTCGACACCACCGAAGACCCGTACGACCACCTGGCCGAGGTCGCCGGGGCGCTGCTCGGACGGCCGCTCCCGCGGATCGCCCGGCGCTGGGCCGGGGTCTACGCCCAGACCACCGACACCTCCCGGATCGTCCACCGCGCCCGCGTCGCGGACAACGCGTGGCTCGTCACCGGACCCGGCGGCCGGGGCATGACCTGCTCGCCCGCCATCGCCGAAGACACCGCCGAGGAGCTGTCGTGGTGA
- a CDS encoding acyl-CoA synthetase yields the protein MALNIADLLEHAVDAVPERIAVVCGDRRVTFAELEERANRLAHHLAAHGVGPGSHIGVYSRNSIEALESMIAAYKLRAIAVNVNYRYVHGELRYLFDNADLVALVHERQYSDKVAAVLPETPKLKHVVVVDDGSDGDCSSYGGVDYEAALAEGSPERDFAERSADDIYILYTGGTTGYPKGVLWRHEDIWRALGGGINFVTGEYVPDEWTLAEQGKSGSLVRLPAAPLIHGAAQWAAFGALFTGSPVVFVPRFDAHEVWKAVQDNKVQVLTIVGDAMARPLIDAYREGDYDASSIVAVSSHAALFSQSVKQEFLAMLPHVVITDAIGSSESGFTGIGMVSKDSDHSAGPRVNFGKDAILVDDDGALVDPEPGAIGLIARRGHVPLGYYKDPAKTEKIFVEIDGKRYVVPGDYARYEEDLTVTLLGRGSQCVNTGGEKVYPEEVEGALKSHPDVFDALVIGIPDDRLGQRVAAVIQPRTGKELDFAALEAHVRGEIAGYKVPRSLWLAEEIGRSPSGKPDYPWAQRYATEHEPVTIQPA from the coding sequence GTGGCACTCAACATCGCGGATCTACTCGAGCACGCCGTCGACGCCGTGCCGGAGCGCATCGCGGTCGTCTGCGGCGATCGGCGGGTCACCTTCGCCGAACTGGAAGAGCGCGCCAACCGGCTGGCGCATCACCTCGCGGCACACGGCGTGGGACCTGGATCCCACATCGGTGTCTATTCCCGGAACTCGATCGAAGCCCTGGAATCGATGATCGCCGCGTACAAGCTGCGCGCGATCGCGGTCAACGTCAACTACCGCTACGTCCACGGCGAACTGCGGTACCTGTTCGACAACGCCGACCTCGTGGCGCTGGTCCACGAGCGGCAGTACTCGGACAAGGTCGCCGCCGTCCTGCCGGAAACCCCCAAACTGAAACACGTTGTCGTTGTCGACGACGGAAGCGACGGCGACTGCTCGTCCTACGGTGGTGTGGACTACGAAGCCGCGCTCGCCGAAGGCTCACCCGAGCGCGACTTCGCCGAGCGCAGCGCCGACGACATCTACATCCTCTACACCGGCGGGACCACCGGGTACCCGAAGGGCGTCCTGTGGCGCCACGAGGACATCTGGCGCGCACTCGGCGGCGGCATCAACTTCGTCACCGGCGAGTACGTCCCCGACGAATGGACGCTCGCGGAACAGGGCAAGTCGGGCAGCCTGGTCCGGCTCCCGGCGGCGCCGCTGATCCACGGCGCCGCGCAGTGGGCCGCGTTCGGCGCGCTGTTCACCGGCAGCCCGGTGGTGTTCGTCCCGCGGTTCGACGCGCACGAAGTCTGGAAAGCCGTGCAGGACAACAAGGTCCAGGTGCTCACGATCGTCGGCGACGCGATGGCGCGGCCGCTGATCGACGCCTACCGCGAGGGCGACTACGACGCGTCGTCGATCGTCGCGGTGTCGAGTCACGCCGCCCTGTTCTCCCAGTCGGTGAAGCAGGAATTCCTGGCGATGCTCCCGCACGTGGTGATCACCGACGCGATCGGCTCCTCCGAAAGCGGGTTCACCGGCATCGGCATGGTCAGCAAGGACAGCGACCATTCCGCCGGCCCCCGCGTCAACTTCGGCAAGGACGCCATCCTGGTGGACGACGACGGCGCGCTCGTCGATCCGGAACCGGGGGCGATCGGGCTGATCGCCCGGCGCGGGCACGTTCCCCTCGGGTACTACAAGGATCCCGCGAAGACCGAGAAGATCTTCGTCGAGATCGACGGCAAGCGGTACGTCGTCCCGGGTGATTACGCGCGCTACGAGGAAGACCTCACGGTGACCCTGCTCGGCAGGGGATCACAGTGCGTGAACACCGGCGGCGAGAAGGTGTATCCGGAAGAAGTCGAGGGTGCGCTCAAATCGCATCCGGACGTCTTCGACGCGCTCGTCATCGGCATCCCCGACGACCGGCTCGGCCAGCGGGTGGCCGCGGTGATCCAGCCGCGGACCGGCAAGGAGCTGGACTTCGCCGCGCTCGAAGCACACGTGCGGGGCGAGATCGCCGGGTACAAGGTGCCGCGCAGCCTGTGGCTCGCCGAGGAGATCGGGCGGTCGCCCAGCGGGAAACCGGACTATCCCTGGGCTCAGCGCTACGCGACCGAACACGAGCCCGTCACCATCCAACCGGCGTAA
- a CDS encoding S1 family peptidase, which translates to MDIKRRFSLLKKTLIAVAAAGTLAGLATAPQAAAAQPPSTDVVGGTRAAQGEFPWMVRLSMGCGGALYTSQIVLTAAHCVSRTGANTSITATLGVVDLQSGSAKKVKSTYVHRSPTYPTSTGGDWALIKLASPVTGIATLPIATTTAYNSGTFTVAGWGAASEGGAQQRYLLKATVPFVSDATCKAQGGSYADLIDSAEICAGNVNSGGVDTCQGDSGGPMFRRDSANAWIQVGIVSWGEGCARPRAPGVYAEVSTFATAIKNAAAGL; encoded by the coding sequence TTGGACATCAAGCGTCGGTTCAGCCTGCTCAAAAAGACCCTGATCGCCGTCGCGGCGGCCGGAACCCTGGCGGGTCTCGCCACGGCTCCGCAAGCCGCGGCCGCTCAGCCGCCGTCCACCGACGTGGTCGGTGGCACCCGAGCCGCTCAGGGCGAATTCCCCTGGATGGTACGGCTTTCCATGGGCTGCGGCGGTGCGCTCTACACCTCGCAGATCGTGCTGACCGCCGCGCACTGTGTGTCGCGGACCGGGGCCAACACGAGCATCACCGCCACCCTCGGCGTGGTGGACCTGCAGAGCGGCTCGGCCAAGAAGGTCAAGTCGACCTACGTGCACCGGTCACCGACCTACCCCACCTCCACCGGTGGTGACTGGGCCCTGATCAAGCTCGCGAGCCCGGTCACCGGGATCGCGACGCTGCCGATCGCCACCACGACGGCCTACAACAGCGGTACGTTCACCGTCGCGGGCTGGGGTGCCGCGTCCGAGGGCGGGGCGCAGCAGCGTTACCTGCTCAAGGCCACCGTCCCGTTCGTCTCGGACGCGACCTGCAAGGCGCAGGGCGGCAGCTACGCCGACCTGATCGACAGCGCCGAGATCTGCGCGGGCAACGTCAACTCCGGCGGCGTCGACACCTGCCAGGGTGACTCGGGCGGCCCGATGTTCCGTCGTGACAGCGCCAACGCCTGGATCCAGGTCGGCATCGTCAGCTGGGGCGAGGGCTGCGCGCGGCCGCGCGCTCCCGGCGTCTACGCCGAGGTGAGCACCTTCGCGACCGCGATCAAGAACGCGGCCGCCGGGTTGTAG
- a CDS encoding crotonase/enoyl-CoA hydratase family protein encodes MGEPHALVEKIDHTLVVTMNRPEARNALSGEMLGIMVEAWNRVDEDDDVRCCVLTGAGGAFCAGADLKSMSKNSPSDSFEKGTFDPSRIEGLLKGRRLTKPLIAAVEGPAIAGGTEILQGTDLRVAGESAKFGVSEARWSLFPMGGSAVRLPRQIPYTVAADLLLTGRHIKASEALEIGLIGHVVPDGKALDKAMELAGLIAANGPLAVRAILKTLRDTEGMHEEEAFKLDAQYGIEVFASEDAKEGPRAFAEKRKPVFRGR; translated from the coding sequence GTGGGCGAACCGCACGCACTGGTGGAAAAGATCGACCACACCCTCGTGGTCACCATGAACCGGCCGGAGGCCCGCAACGCGCTCAGCGGCGAGATGCTCGGGATCATGGTCGAGGCGTGGAACCGGGTCGACGAGGACGACGACGTCCGCTGCTGTGTGCTCACCGGCGCGGGCGGCGCGTTCTGCGCGGGCGCGGACCTGAAGTCGATGTCGAAGAACTCGCCGAGCGACTCGTTCGAGAAGGGCACGTTCGACCCCAGCCGGATCGAGGGCCTGCTCAAGGGGCGACGGCTGACGAAACCGTTGATCGCGGCCGTCGAAGGCCCGGCGATCGCGGGTGGGACGGAGATCCTGCAGGGTACGGACCTGCGCGTCGCGGGCGAGAGCGCGAAGTTCGGCGTGTCCGAGGCGCGGTGGAGCCTGTTCCCGATGGGCGGTTCGGCCGTCCGGCTCCCCCGCCAGATCCCGTACACCGTCGCCGCCGACCTGCTGCTGACCGGACGCCACATCAAGGCGAGTGAGGCGCTGGAGATCGGCCTGATCGGGCACGTCGTCCCGGACGGGAAGGCGCTGGACAAGGCCATGGAGCTGGCGGGCCTGATCGCCGCGAACGGGCCGCTCGCCGTCCGCGCGATCCTCAAGACCCTGCGCGACACCGAGGGCATGCACGAGGAAGAGGCCTTCAAGCTCGACGCCCAGTACGGCATCGAGGTCTTCGCGA
- a CDS encoding ABC transporter ATP-binding protein, with amino-acid sequence MTPAVEFRGVSVRFGQTTALSPLDLTVARGETLAMLGPSGSGKSTALKALAGFVVPSTGRVLLDGEDVTELPPHRRGLGVVVQSYALFPHMRVEANVAFGLKARKTPRAETASRVTEALELVGMGKYARRYPRELSGGQQQRVALARALAIRPRVLLLDEPLSALDAALREDMVAELLRLRAELPDTTLIYVTHDQGEALALADRIAVMRDSKLVELGPSRELYQRPSTEFTASFLGASNLIPVELIQTDGTRVRLGDRELAADPSGPIRAGQPVALGVRPHRIGITAVDAPGALPAVLRGVQWRGTGFRLDLELAHNGDEVRAEVPDVEGLPGVGEKVGVSIPDGCPLVGIG; translated from the coding sequence ATGACCCCGGCGGTCGAGTTCCGCGGGGTGTCCGTCCGCTTCGGACAGACGACCGCGCTCTCGCCACTGGATCTCACCGTGGCGAGAGGGGAGACGCTGGCGATGCTCGGGCCGTCCGGCTCCGGCAAGTCGACGGCCCTGAAGGCGCTCGCGGGCTTCGTCGTGCCGAGCACCGGCCGGGTCCTGCTCGACGGTGAGGACGTCACCGAGCTGCCGCCGCACCGGCGCGGCCTCGGGGTGGTCGTCCAGAGTTACGCGCTGTTCCCGCACATGCGGGTCGAGGCCAACGTCGCTTTCGGGCTCAAGGCGAGGAAAACACCTCGCGCCGAGACGGCGAGCAGGGTCACCGAGGCACTGGAACTGGTCGGGATGGGCAAGTACGCCCGGCGCTATCCGCGTGAGCTTTCGGGCGGGCAGCAGCAGCGGGTCGCCCTCGCGCGGGCACTGGCCATCCGGCCGCGGGTGCTGCTGCTCGACGAGCCGCTGTCCGCGTTGGACGCCGCCCTGCGCGAGGACATGGTCGCGGAACTGCTGCGGCTGCGGGCCGAACTGCCCGACACCACGCTGATCTACGTCACCCACGACCAGGGTGAGGCGCTGGCGCTGGCCGATCGGATCGCCGTCATGCGCGATTCGAAACTGGTCGAACTCGGGCCGAGCCGCGAGCTCTACCAGCGTCCTTCGACCGAATTCACCGCGAGCTTCCTCGGCGCGTCCAACCTCATCCCGGTCGAGCTGATCCAGACCGACGGCACCCGCGTCCGGCTCGGTGATCGCGAACTGGCGGCCGACCCGTCCGGCCCGATCCGGGCGGGGCAGCCCGTCGCGCTGGGCGTGCGGCCCCACCGGATCGGGATCACCGCGGTGGACGCCCCCGGCGCGCTGCCCGCGGTGCTGCGCGGTGTCCAGTGGCGTGGCACGGGCTTCCGGCTCGACCTCGAACTCGCGCACAACGGGGACGAGGTCCGGGCCGAGGTGCCCGACGTCGAGGGGCTGCCGGGCGTGGGGGAGAAGGTCGGAGTGTCCATTCCGGACGGTTGCCCGCTGGTGGGTATCGGATGA
- a CDS encoding phosphonatase-like hydrolase, which translates to MVNTELVVLDMAGTTVADDGLVIRAFTEAIAAAGVSEKDSRYPGMLDYVVETMGQSKIVVFRALLDGDEELARRANTAFQDAYGKLVADGHCEPIPGAEDTIQELRAQGVKVALTTGFAASTQNAILDALGWHGLADAVLAPGEGVRGRPFPDLVLAAALRLEITDVRRVAVAGDTPSDVQTGLRSGASLVAGVLTGSAKKPELEAAGATHVLASVRDLPTLLS; encoded by the coding sequence GTGGTGAACACCGAACTCGTCGTCCTGGACATGGCCGGGACCACCGTCGCCGACGACGGCCTGGTGATCCGCGCCTTCACCGAGGCGATCGCCGCCGCGGGAGTGTCCGAAAAGGACAGCCGGTACCCCGGGATGCTCGACTACGTCGTCGAAACCATGGGGCAGTCCAAGATCGTCGTCTTCCGTGCCCTGCTCGACGGGGACGAGGAACTCGCCCGGCGCGCGAACACCGCCTTCCAGGACGCCTACGGGAAGCTCGTCGCCGACGGCCACTGCGAGCCGATCCCCGGCGCCGAGGACACGATCCAGGAGCTCCGCGCCCAAGGGGTGAAGGTCGCGCTCACCACCGGTTTCGCCGCGAGCACGCAGAACGCGATCCTGGACGCGCTGGGCTGGCACGGCCTCGCCGACGCCGTGCTGGCGCCGGGTGAAGGCGTCCGTGGACGCCCGTTCCCCGACCTCGTCCTCGCGGCCGCGCTGCGGCTCGAAATCACCGACGTCCGCCGGGTCGCCGTCGCCGGCGACACCCCGTCGGACGTCCAGACCGGGCTCCGGTCCGGCGCCTCGCTCGTCGCCGGCGTGCTCACCGGATCGGCGAAGAAGCCGGAGCTGGAAGCCGCCGGTGCCACCCACGTCCTCGCATCCGTCCGCGACCTCCCCACCCTGCTGTCCTAA
- a CDS encoding NAD(P)H-dependent flavin oxidoreductase: MRTSLCDRLGIDLPIVGFTPSEHVAAAISRAGGLGVLGCVRFNDAAELDAVLSWMDENTGGKPYGVDIVMPAKIPAEGTSIDLAKHIPQGHRDFVERTLQDLAVPPLPDDTDERAGVLGWLHSVARSHVEVALKHPIRLIANALGSPPVDVIEQCHAKGVPVAALAGKAEHAVRHVENGVDIVVAQGYEAGGHTGEIASMVLLPEVADAVGDRVPVLAAGGIGSGRQVAAALALGASGVWMGSFWLATEEYLQTMGESEAMQRALVAAGSSDTVRTRIYTGKPARLLKTRWTEAWASPDAPEPLPMPLQNLLVSHAHNRIHHAADPSVVSMPVGQIVGRMDRVRPVADVISELVSGYEEALSRLDKTR; the protein is encoded by the coding sequence ATGCGCACCTCTCTGTGCGACCGGCTCGGGATCGACCTGCCGATCGTCGGGTTCACCCCGTCCGAACACGTCGCCGCGGCGATCAGCCGGGCGGGCGGGCTGGGCGTGCTGGGCTGCGTGCGGTTCAACGACGCCGCCGAACTCGACGCCGTCCTGTCCTGGATGGACGAGAACACCGGCGGCAAACCGTACGGCGTCGACATCGTGATGCCCGCCAAGATCCCGGCCGAAGGGACGTCGATCGATCTCGCGAAGCACATCCCGCAGGGGCATCGCGACTTCGTGGAGCGGACGCTGCAGGATCTCGCGGTGCCGCCGCTGCCGGACGACACCGACGAACGCGCGGGAGTGCTGGGCTGGCTGCATTCGGTCGCCCGGTCGCATGTCGAGGTCGCGCTGAAACACCCCATCCGGTTGATCGCCAACGCCTTGGGCTCGCCGCCGGTGGACGTCATCGAGCAGTGTCACGCGAAGGGTGTGCCGGTCGCGGCGTTGGCGGGCAAGGCCGAGCACGCCGTCCGGCACGTCGAGAACGGCGTCGACATCGTTGTGGCGCAAGGTTATGAGGCGGGCGGGCACACCGGCGAGATCGCGTCGATGGTGCTGCTGCCCGAAGTGGCCGACGCCGTCGGTGACCGCGTGCCGGTGCTCGCCGCCGGCGGGATCGGCTCGGGCAGGCAGGTCGCGGCGGCGCTCGCGCTGGGCGCGTCCGGGGTGTGGATGGGCTCCTTCTGGCTCGCCACCGAGGAGTACCTCCAGACGATGGGGGAGTCCGAGGCGATGCAGCGCGCGCTGGTCGCGGCGGGCTCGTCCGACACCGTCCGGACGCGGATCTACACCGGCAAACCGGCTCGGCTGCTCAAAACGCGGTGGACCGAGGCGTGGGCCTCGCCCGACGCGCCCGAACCGCTGCCGATGCCCTTGCAGAACCTGCTGGTCTCCCACGCGCACAACCGGATCCACCACGCGGCGGATCCGAGTGTGGTCTCGATGCCGGTCGGCCAGATCGTCGGGCGGATGGACCGGGTGCGCCCGGTCGCCGACGTGATCTCGGAACTGGTCTCGGGATACGAGGAAGCACTGTCGCGTTTGGACAAGACCCGCTGA
- a CDS encoding ABC transporter permease has product MLLWTRRSRVLLWVVFAVLFTAIVLAPLLMIVLASVAGNWTGLLPGALTGSHFAQALSGETFASLSVSIQTGVIASVVSVALGTWAALAAQSAPTKVRKAVDTLFHLPIAVPSVVLGLALLVAFSRPPLAFNGTRWIVLLGHLMILLPFSYSTVSAAIARMDPLLAQAAASLGAGPVRVLLRVRLPVLLPSISASASLALAMSMGELGATMMLYPPDWRTLPAGIFALTDRGQVFLASASTVLLLAVTLAGVVILGLARGRAAQR; this is encoded by the coding sequence GTGCTGCTGTGGACCAGGCGTAGCCGAGTCCTGCTGTGGGTGGTGTTCGCGGTGCTGTTCACCGCGATCGTGCTGGCGCCGCTGCTGATGATCGTGCTGGCGTCGGTCGCCGGGAACTGGACGGGACTGCTGCCGGGCGCGCTCACCGGCTCGCATTTCGCGCAGGCGCTGTCCGGGGAGACCTTCGCGAGTCTCTCGGTGAGCATCCAGACCGGCGTCATCGCTTCGGTGGTCTCGGTCGCGCTGGGGACGTGGGCCGCGCTCGCGGCACAGTCCGCGCCGACGAAGGTGCGGAAGGCCGTCGACACCCTGTTCCACCTGCCGATCGCGGTGCCGTCGGTGGTGCTGGGGCTGGCGTTGCTGGTCGCGTTCAGCCGTCCGCCGCTGGCCTTCAACGGCACACGCTGGATCGTGCTGCTGGGGCACCTGATGATCCTGCTGCCGTTCTCCTACAGCACGGTCTCCGCCGCGATCGCGCGGATGGACCCGTTGCTGGCGCAGGCGGCGGCGAGCCTCGGCGCGGGGCCGGTCCGTGTGCTGCTGCGGGTGCGGCTCCCGGTGCTGCTGCCGTCGATCTCGGCTTCGGCGAGCCTCGCGCTGGCGATGTCGATGGGCGAACTGGGCGCGACGATGATGCTGTACCCGCCGGACTGGCGCACCCTGCCCGCCGGCATCTTCGCGCTCACGGACCGGGGGCAGGTGTTCCTCGCGTCGGCGAGCACGGTGCTGCTGCTGGCCGTCACGCTCGCCGGGGTGGTGATCCTCGGACTGGCCCGCGGCCGCGCGGCACAGCGGTGA
- a CDS encoding 2-aminoethylphosphonate ABC transporter permease subunit gives MTRRGWLLLPPVLVLLGFFGYPLVLVVLQSLESKTGEFGLSVWLDVLGSAEFRDAAWKTVALALGATAGCVVLGTFLALVIAFVPFPGARTLSRLVDTVLAFPSFLIALAFTFIYGSAGILGAGGFLYSPFGILLAEITFYTPFVMRPALAAFGQVSSAQMEVAASLGAKPGRVLGRVILPEALPSLASGACLTMLLAMNEFGIVLFLGAKDVTTLPMLVYGKGIVTFDFPQACVIAVVNVVFSLALYGTYRRLTKGGPRAAVDQA, from the coding sequence ATGACCCGTCGCGGTTGGCTCCTGCTGCCACCGGTGCTCGTCCTGCTCGGCTTCTTCGGCTACCCGCTGGTGCTGGTCGTCCTCCAGTCCCTGGAATCGAAGACCGGCGAGTTCGGGTTGTCGGTGTGGCTGGACGTCCTCGGCTCGGCGGAATTCCGGGACGCCGCCTGGAAGACCGTCGCGCTCGCGCTCGGCGCCACCGCGGGTTGCGTCGTGCTCGGGACGTTCCTCGCGCTGGTGATCGCGTTCGTGCCGTTCCCCGGCGCGCGCACGCTTTCGCGGCTGGTGGACACCGTGCTGGCGTTCCCGTCGTTCCTCATAGCGCTCGCGTTCACCTTCATCTACGGCAGCGCGGGGATCCTGGGCGCGGGCGGGTTCCTGTACTCGCCGTTCGGGATCCTGCTGGCGGAGATCACCTTCTACACGCCGTTCGTGATGCGGCCGGCGCTCGCCGCGTTCGGCCAGGTCTCCTCGGCGCAGATGGAGGTCGCGGCGAGTCTCGGCGCGAAACCCGGCCGCGTGCTGGGCAGGGTGATCCTCCCGGAGGCCTTGCCGTCCCTGGCTTCCGGCGCCTGCCTGACCATGCTGCTGGCGATGAACGAGTTCGGCATCGTGCTGTTCCTCGGCGCCAAGGACGTCACGACGCTGCCGATGCTGGTCTACGGCAAGGGGATCGTGACGTTCGACTTCCCGCAGGCTTGTGTCATCGCGGTGGTCAACGTCGTGTTCTCCCTCGCCCTGTACGGAACCTACCGGCGACTGACGAAGGGAGGCCCTCGTGCTGCTGTGGACCAGGCGTAG
- a CDS encoding 2-aminoethylphosphonate ABC transporter substrate-binding protein, with the protein MKKLAAAALAGLLTITLAACGGTAGGASGDQTVTLYTVDGLEDWYAQRIEEFKAKTGITVQAVTAGSGEVASRVEKEKANTQADILVTLPPFIQRAASQGLLATTAPSGIDQVPAGQKDGQGRYFAIMNNYLSFIRNPQASPKTWDDLLAPALKGKLQYSTPGEAGDGTAVLLQLQHVLGEQGALEYLAKLEANNVGPSSSTGKLQPKVAKAEILVANGDVQMNLASIEKSGGFEIFFPADAQGKRSTFALPYYAGLVNNAPHAENAKKFLDFLLSPEVQGKAVDAFGAPSRTDVTPSGPRADKVKAALDGVEIWQPDWNTVLAKLDTDLAAYKKAVGR; encoded by the coding sequence ATGAAGAAACTCGCGGCCGCCGCCCTCGCCGGGCTGCTCACGATCACCCTGGCCGCCTGTGGTGGCACCGCCGGAGGCGCGTCCGGCGACCAGACCGTCACGCTGTACACAGTGGACGGTCTCGAAGACTGGTACGCGCAGCGCATCGAGGAGTTCAAGGCCAAGACCGGCATCACCGTCCAGGCGGTGACCGCCGGATCGGGCGAGGTCGCCTCCCGGGTGGAGAAGGAGAAGGCCAACACCCAGGCCGACATCCTGGTCACCCTTCCGCCGTTCATCCAGCGGGCCGCGTCGCAGGGCCTGCTCGCCACCACGGCGCCGTCCGGGATCGACCAGGTCCCCGCCGGGCAGAAGGACGGCCAGGGCCGCTACTTCGCCATCATGAACAACTACCTCAGCTTCATCCGCAACCCGCAGGCCTCGCCCAAGACCTGGGACGACCTGCTCGCGCCCGCGCTCAAGGGCAAGCTCCAGTACTCGACCCCCGGCGAGGCGGGTGACGGCACCGCCGTACTGCTGCAGCTGCAGCACGTCCTCGGCGAGCAGGGCGCGCTCGAGTACCTCGCGAAACTCGAAGCCAACAACGTCGGCCCGTCGTCCTCCACCGGCAAGCTGCAGCCGAAGGTGGCCAAGGCCGAGATCCTGGTGGCCAACGGCGACGTGCAGATGAACCTCGCTTCGATCGAGAAGAGCGGCGGTTTCGAGATCTTCTTCCCCGCCGACGCGCAGGGCAAGCGGTCCACGTTCGCGCTCCCGTACTACGCCGGTCTCGTGAACAACGCCCCGCACGCGGAGAACGCCAAGAAGTTCCTGGACTTCCTGCTCTCGCCGGAGGTGCAGGGCAAGGCCGTGGACGCCTTCGGTGCCCCGTCGCGGACCGACGTCACGCCGTCCGGGCCGCGGGCGGACAAGGTGAAGGCCGCGCTCGACGGCGTCGAGATCTGGCAGCCGGACTGGAACACCGTCCTCGCGAAGCTCGACACCGACCTCGCCGCGTACAAGAAGGCCGTCGGCCGATGA